CATAATGCAAATATTTATTTTTTGCAAGTTCGATTAGCTATACAATGTGGTTCGATCGACCTCATTGAGGCTGTGGCCTAAACCTGGCCTTTTGGTGCTTTTGGGTGGCGAAGCCGTTACAATATAACAAGAACCATATTTGGCAGGCCGCAGCCGTGCGCGAATCTCGGTGGGGCCGATGTTGCTATAGCCCTGGCTTTACGATAGCATAAGGATATGCGTGGCCGCTTGAACGAGCCGATACGCGCAGTATCAGTGCAGATATGTTTCTGGTATAATTGCTGAGCGCTGTAGTTGGTTTGTGGTTGGGCATAGTGTTGTTGATCGTGATTGTGGCGTATACGCGCAGCGCTAAAGGAGCATGAGTTCACAATGCAAGAGCGTCCTACGTTATCTTCGCATGTTGAAGCAAAGGCGGCATTTCGGCCGAACTTCGCTATTATGGTAGCTCTAACGCTGCTGGCCTGTGTGATCTTGTCGCTATTCGGGTATGCACAGCCGGTTGTGATGGGGATTGTGCAGGGGTTGGGTGAATTCTTGCCGATCTCGTCGTCGGCGCACCTCATCCTGGTGCCCTGGCTGTTCGGCTGGCACGGCGGCGTGATCGACTCGCTGACGTTCGATGTGGCCCTGCATATTGGCACACTGGTCGCGCTGGTGATCTACTTCTGGAAAGACTGGCTGATGCTGCTGGGTGCGTTGCCCGGCCTGGTTGGCTGGGCCGGCGCAAAACTACGCCGCGATGCGAGCCGCCGGCGTACGCAGGCCGAGCATATCCTGAGCTCGGTGCTGATCGCCACTATTCCGGGGGCCGTGATTGGCGTGCTGCTCGAGAAGCTGGCCGAGCAGACGCTGCGCGCACCGCTGTTGATCGCCGCGACACTCACGATCATGGGCGTGCTGCTCTACGGCGTTGATCGCAGCCAGCCGCAGATCAAGCCGCTCGAAACGATCTCGTGGCGCGACTCGCTGCTGATCGGCTTGGCGCAGGCCTGCGCGCTGATCCCAGGCGTGTCGCGCTCGGGCGCCACCATGACCATGGGGCGCCTGCTCACGTTCGACCGCTCGGCGGCGGCACGCTATTCGTTCTTGCTCAGCGCGCCGATCACCGGGGCCGCCGTGCTGCTGAAGCTGCCCGACATCCTGCGGGTGCCGCGCGACGAGATTGGCGTCTTCGTGATTGGCGTGCTGGTGTCGGGCGTGGTCGGCGCGCTGGCGATTGGCTTCCTGCTTAGCTATATCCGCCGCGCCGGGTTTGCGGTGTTTGCACTCTACCGCGTTGTGCTGGCGCTGGTGGTAGTGCTGGTGTATTTCCTACGCTAGGCTATCCTGTTCACATGCCCACCAGAAGCTTGATCCGTTTCCGCCCGGCGAGTGCGGTTGCCGCTGATCTGCGCCCATGCTATAATCCTGCGCGCAGTAGCCAGACTAATTCGCGGTATGCCGGCTTCTAGGAGGCCTTGTCGGAGGGATTTCTGGATGCGTAAAACCCACGCGCTCGCGCGGCGCTCGCGCGACCAACTGCGCGAGCGGTTGGCCCAGCTGGTTCAGCACGCTGCGCATGGTGCAACGATCGACGCGCAGATCGACGATCTGCTCGAAGAAATCCTGCACGACGAAACGCTGCTTCAGGGCGACCTGGCGGCCCAGCCGGCGCCGGCATGGCTCGATACCCGCGATCAGGAACGCCGCATCGTTGTGACCGGGATGGGCGTGCTGACGCCGCTCGGCATTGGCCTCGATGCCTTCTGGGGTGGCCTGGCGGCCGGGCGCAGTGGCGTAGGCCCGATCACACTGTGCGACCCTGGCACGGCGCCCAGCCAGATCGCCGGCGAGGTGCCTGGCTTCGAGCCGCGTGAGTATCTCGAGGCCAAAGAGGCCCGCCGGATCTCGCGCGCCAGCCAGTTTGCGGTGGCCGCTGCGCGCATGGCCCTGAATGATTCGGGCCTGGTGATCAACGACGACAATCGCCGCGAGATTGGCGCGCTGATCGCGAACGGCAGCAGCTCACCACCCGACACCGAGCTGGCGGCGCGCACGCTGATCGAGCGCGGTTTCAGTAAGGTGAATCCATTTTACATAACTGGCTCGCTGCCAAACATGCCCTCGTGCCAGGTGGCGATTCAGCTTGGCCTGCTAGGCTACAACACCGCGATCGCCACAGCCTGTGCGGCCAGCTCGCAGGCGATCGGCGAGGCGTGCGAGGTGATCCGCCGTGGCGATGCCGATGTGATGCTGGCCGGCGGCACCGAGGCGCCGATCTGCCAGCTGACGCTGGCCAGCTTCTGCGCAATCCGTGCGCTCTCGACCCGTAACGACGACCCGCAGGGGGCCTCGCGGCCGTTCGACGCCACGCGCGATGGCTTTGTGCTGGGCGAGGGCGCGGGCGTGCTGGTGCTCGAGCGCCTCTCGGATGCACGGCGACGCGGCGCGCAGATCTATGCCGAGCTGATCGGCTATGCGACGACCTGTGACGCCTACCATGTTACGGCACCGCACCCGGCCGGCGACGGCGCCGCACGCGCCATGCAGCGCGCGCTGGCACGCGCGCGGCTCAGCCCACAGCAGATCGACTATATCAACGCGCACGCCACCAGCACACCGGCCGGCGACCTGGCCGAGACACTGGCGATCAAGCGCGCCTTCGGCGAGTATGCCAACAGCGTGCCGATCAGCTCGACCAAGTCGATGACCGGGCACCTGACTAGCGCCGCCGGCGCGATCGAGGC
The sequence above is drawn from the Candidatus Kouleothrix ribensis genome and encodes:
- the fabF gene encoding beta-ketoacyl-ACP synthase II, which codes for MRKTHALARRSRDQLRERLAQLVQHAAHGATIDAQIDDLLEEILHDETLLQGDLAAQPAPAWLDTRDQERRIVVTGMGVLTPLGIGLDAFWGGLAAGRSGVGPITLCDPGTAPSQIAGEVPGFEPREYLEAKEARRISRASQFAVAAARMALNDSGLVINDDNRREIGALIANGSSSPPDTELAARTLIERGFSKVNPFYITGSLPNMPSCQVAIQLGLLGYNTAIATACAASSQAIGEACEVIRRGDADVMLAGGTEAPICQLTLASFCAIRALSTRNDDPQGASRPFDATRDGFVLGEGAGVLVLERLSDARRRGAQIYAELIGYATTCDAYHVTAPHPAGDGAARAMQRALARARLSPQQIDYINAHATSTPAGDLAETLAIKRAFGEYANSVPISSTKSMTGHLTSAAGAIEAVATILALQHGLIPPTINLEQPDPECDLDYVPNSARPAALQIAMSNSFGFGGINGVLIFQKPGGV
- a CDS encoding undecaprenyl-diphosphate phosphatase; amino-acid sequence: MVALTLLACVILSLFGYAQPVVMGIVQGLGEFLPISSSAHLILVPWLFGWHGGVIDSLTFDVALHIGTLVALVIYFWKDWLMLLGALPGLVGWAGAKLRRDASRRRTQAEHILSSVLIATIPGAVIGVLLEKLAEQTLRAPLLIAATLTIMGVLLYGVDRSQPQIKPLETISWRDSLLIGLAQACALIPGVSRSGATMTMGRLLTFDRSAAARYSFLLSAPITGAAVLLKLPDILRVPRDEIGVFVIGVLVSGVVGALAIGFLLSYIRRAGFAVFALYRVVLALVVVLVYFLR